The Chitinophaga caeni genome segment CTTGTTTTGCGGACCCAGGGGTGTGGGGAAAACAACCTGTGCGCGTATCCTTGCCAAGACCATCAACTGCGAAAACCTTCAACCCGATGGAGAAGCCTGCAATGAATGTAATTCCTGCCGCACTTTCAACGAGGGCAGTTCATTCAACATCCATGAACTGGATGCCGCTTCCAACAACTCTGTAGATGATATCCGCACCCTGGTAGAACAGGTACGGTTTGCACCGCAAGCAGGAAAATACAAGATTTATATAATAGATGAGGTACACATGCTGAGCTCTTCCGCCTTCAACGCATTCTTGAAGACCTTGGAAGAACCGCCATCGTACGCCATCTTCATTCTCGCTACTACAGAGAAACATAAAATATTACCGACGATCCTGAGCCGTTGCCAAATCTTCGATTTTAAACGGATCACGATCCAGGACACGGTAGATCACCTGGCAGAGATCGTTTCCAAGGAACATATCACCGCCGAAACCGATGCCCTGCACCTGATCGCGCAAAAAACAGACGGCTGCATGCGCGACTCCCTCAGTACGCTCGACAAAATTGTAAGCTTCACCGCGGGAAATATTACCTATCAAAATACCCTTGAACATCTCAACATCCTTGACTACGATTATTATTTCAAGGTGATGGATGCCGTAATGCAGCAAGATATCTCCAATGCCCTGGTACTGTTCGATGAAATCCTGCAAAAAGGATTCGAAGGCGATAATTTCCTGGGCGGCTGGTCCGAGTTTCTACGCAACCTGTTGGTATGTAAAGATGAAAAGGTATTGCACCTGGTAGAAGTTTCCGGCAATTTGCGCGATCGTTACAAGGAACTTTCCGGCAAGCTCAGCCCCGCTTACCTGGTGACGGCCCTCAACCTGCTCAACGATACCGAGATCCATTACAGGCAAGCACGTAACAAACGCTTGCACGTAGAAATGGCCTTGATAAAACTTTGTTACCTGCAACAAGCTGTTAACCTTGTCAGTAACGATTCCACCGGCGAGGTGGTAAAAAAAAACTTAGTTCCTGACGGGGGCGCCTCCCAGAAGTTAAGAGGTCCTTTTATGAAAGCGGCCGGGGTGAAGATGGAGACACAACCTGTTTCGTCGCCTTCGCCAGTTTCCACCCCTGTTGCCAAGCAGGAGCCGCAAGCAGCGGCGGCAACTTTAACTAGCCCCCCTGTACAACCGGCGCCGGCTGAAACGCCCATCACTAAAACCGTTCCCCAGCCTACAGATACAAAAACAGCTACCAAGAAACCTTCTAACGGCCATACCAAGCTTACCGGCCTGGCCGCCATGAAAGAAGCCCTGGCCGAAAAAACCAGGGAAGAAAGTAACGCGGTTATCCCGATAACCCAAGGCGCATTGCATGTATATTGGGAGGAATTTATAGAAAGATTCCGCCAGGCCAACAAGATGACGGTTGTGAGTAACCTCCAATTGGCAAGCCTGGAAATGCTCGGTCAAGAAGAAATAGGCCTGAAAAGCCGCAACTTGGTACAGCACCGCTTCATGGAGGAGGAAAAACTCGAAATTTCGGAGTTCTTCAAACAGAAATTTAATAACCCGGCCATCGTCCTGACCTTGATATTGGATGAATCCCTCCAAGAAAATACCGACATCGGTCCACAACCGCTCAGCAGCCGCGAACAATTTGCCAAAATGGTAGAAAAATACCCCCTGGTGAAAGAGCTGAAAGACCGCCTATTGATGGAGCTAGATTTCTAAAAAATTTTCAGTTCGTGTAAAAAATACATGGCCGACAATGCCAAGTGGCATTTGTCCTGTATTTCCATGCCTGTAAGTAGCTTCGACACATTTTAAATTTTCTAAATTTTAATAGGTATTGTAATACTTGCTTTGTGTTTTTGCTTAAAAACTTGTAGGTTTGGGCAAAATTTGGAAGAAACACTATGGCAGAAGTTATCAGAATGCCCCTCTTAAGTGATACAATGACAGAAGGGGTGATTGCGGAATGGCATAAGAAGGTAGGCGATACCGTAAAGTCCGACGATGTGATTGCTGAGGTGGAAACAGATAAAGCAACCATGGAAGTTGTTGGATATGTAGATGGCACGCTGCTATACATCGGTGTAGAAAAAGGTCAAGCCGCTAAAGTAAATCAAATCATCGCGATCGTGGGTAAACCCGGCGAAGATTATAAACCATTATTGGAAGAAGCTCCCGCCAGCAGTTCCCAAGAACCTGCTAAAAATGAAGCTGCTCCCGCTCCTACAGCAGCTCCGGCCGCCGCGTCTTTCGACAAGGCCGCAGCCGACGAAGCATTGAAAAATGCAACCGTAATCCGTATGCCGCTGCTTAGCGATACCATGACGGAAGGTAAAATCGTAGCATGGAATAAGAAGGTTGGTGATACTGTGAAATCCGACGACGTGTTAGCTGATGTTGAAACAGACAAGGCTACCATGGAAGTAATCGGCTATGCAGACGGTACCCTGTTATACATCGGGGTAAAAGAAGGCGATGCCGCCAAAGTAAATGATATCATAGCTATCGTAGGTAAAAAAGGCACCAACGTGGATGCCATCTTAGCGATGGAAAATAATAGCGGTAGCGCCGCTCCTGCATCTACAGAAGAAGCGCCAACTGCAAGCACAAGTTCCGCCCCTGCTGCCAGCGCAAGCGAAGCTGCCACGGGTACCGGTGAAGAAGGAAGGGTGAAAGCTTCTCCGTTAGCTAAAAAATTAGCCGCTGAAAAAGGAATTGATTTAAGTAAAGTTACCGGCTCCGGCGACAATGGCAGGATCGTGAAACGTGATGTTGACAATTACGTTCCATCCGCAGCCCCGGCACAAGCAGCAAAAACTGCAACCGCAGGCGCTGCTACCTATATCGCGGGAGAAGAAGGCCATACTGATCTTCCATTGAGCCAAATGCGTAAAGTAATTGCCCGCCGCCTAGGTGAGAGCAAGTTCAGCGCACCGCACTTCTACCTGACCATGGAAATCAACATGGACAAGGCCATGGAGGCTCGCAAAGCGATTAATGAAATATCTCCTGTAAAAGTTTCATTCAATGACATGGTCATCAAAGCCAGCGCCATGGCATTGCGTAAACATCCTGAAGTAAACAGTAGCTGGATGGGTGATTTCATCCGCCAGAATCAACATATCCACATCGGCTCCGCCGTTGCAATCGAAGATGGTTTGATCGTACCGGTCATTAAGTTTGCCGATCAGAAGTCATTGAGCCAAATTGCAGGTGAAGCGAAAGAATTGTATGACAAAGCCAAGAACAAGAAACTGCAACCGCAGGAGTTCAGCGGCAATACATTCTCTATTTCTAACCTGGGTATGATGGGAATCGACCAGTTTACCGCTATTATCAATCCTCCGGATTCGGCTATCCTCGCGGTAGGCGGTATCAAGGAAACGGTGGTTGTAGAAAAAGGGCAATTCAAAGCTACCAACATTATGAAGATTACCTTGAGCTGTGATCACCGTAGCATTGATGGAGCTGTAGGCGCCACTTTCTTACAAACATTGAAAGGATATCTAGAGAACCCGGTTACCATGTTGGTATAAAATATCTTTTGATAAATATATCAGGTCCCGCTCCATGAATGGAGCGGGATTTTTTTTGTAAATACCCAGCCAGGAATCGCCATCCATTCGTTAAATCCTCCCGATTACGCTATAAACCATACACATATAAGGTTTTATGAGAATTTATCTTTACATTTATAGAAGCCGTCCCAAAACAAACCCGGTATGGAAATTCCAAAAAACTCGATTAGTTGGTTTGAAATCCCCGTAAAGGATTTCGAAAGGGCGAGGGATTTTTACAGCGCGATATTCCAGTTCGAATTGCAGGAGATCAAGATGGGGATTAACAGGCTGGGATTTTTCCCGGTTAAAGCGGAAGGAATTGGAGGCGCCATAGTGCAAGGCCCGGATTATATCAGCAGCCAACGCGGAAGTTTACTTTATTTAACAGCTGAACCAGACCTGTTAGAGGTCTTGGACAGGATACCTGATGCAGGAGGCAAAATAGAGCTCGGGAAAACCCCTTTGTCCCTTGATCAACAACTAGGCTACTTCGCCATCTTTTACGATACAGAA includes the following:
- a CDS encoding DNA polymerase III subunit gamma/tau, which encodes MENFIVSARKYRPQNFSTVVGQSHITTTLKNAIRNHQLAHAFLFCGPRGVGKTTCARILAKTINCENLQPDGEACNECNSCRTFNEGSSFNIHELDAASNNSVDDIRTLVEQVRFAPQAGKYKIYIIDEVHMLSSSAFNAFLKTLEEPPSYAIFILATTEKHKILPTILSRCQIFDFKRITIQDTVDHLAEIVSKEHITAETDALHLIAQKTDGCMRDSLSTLDKIVSFTAGNITYQNTLEHLNILDYDYYFKVMDAVMQQDISNALVLFDEILQKGFEGDNFLGGWSEFLRNLLVCKDEKVLHLVEVSGNLRDRYKELSGKLSPAYLVTALNLLNDTEIHYRQARNKRLHVEMALIKLCYLQQAVNLVSNDSTGEVVKKNLVPDGGASQKLRGPFMKAAGVKMETQPVSSPSPVSTPVAKQEPQAAAATLTSPPVQPAPAETPITKTVPQPTDTKTATKKPSNGHTKLTGLAAMKEALAEKTREESNAVIPITQGALHVYWEEFIERFRQANKMTVVSNLQLASLEMLGQEEIGLKSRNLVQHRFMEEEKLEISEFFKQKFNNPAIVLTLILDESLQENTDIGPQPLSSREQFAKMVEKYPLVKELKDRLLMELDF
- a CDS encoding pyruvate dehydrogenase complex dihydrolipoamide acetyltransferase encodes the protein MAEVIRMPLLSDTMTEGVIAEWHKKVGDTVKSDDVIAEVETDKATMEVVGYVDGTLLYIGVEKGQAAKVNQIIAIVGKPGEDYKPLLEEAPASSSQEPAKNEAAPAPTAAPAAASFDKAAADEALKNATVIRMPLLSDTMTEGKIVAWNKKVGDTVKSDDVLADVETDKATMEVIGYADGTLLYIGVKEGDAAKVNDIIAIVGKKGTNVDAILAMENNSGSAAPASTEEAPTASTSSAPAASASEAATGTGEEGRVKASPLAKKLAAEKGIDLSKVTGSGDNGRIVKRDVDNYVPSAAPAQAAKTATAGAATYIAGEEGHTDLPLSQMRKVIARRLGESKFSAPHFYLTMEINMDKAMEARKAINEISPVKVSFNDMVIKASAMALRKHPEVNSSWMGDFIRQNQHIHIGSAVAIEDGLIVPVIKFADQKSLSQIAGEAKELYDKAKNKKLQPQEFSGNTFSISNLGMMGIDQFTAIINPPDSAILAVGGIKETVVVEKGQFKATNIMKITLSCDHRSIDGAVGATFLQTLKGYLENPVTMLV
- a CDS encoding VOC family protein, producing MEIPKNSISWFEIPVKDFERARDFYSAIFQFELQEIKMGINRLGFFPVKAEGIGGAIVQGPDYISSQRGSLLYLTAEPDLLEVLDRIPDAGGKIELGKTPLSLDQQLGYFAIFYDTEGNRLALYSAG